From the Acidobacteriota bacterium genome, the window GGCAGGGTGCGCCAGAAGTTGCGGCGGGTCTGGTGGTAGGCGCGCAGCAGATAGCGATTCTTGAGCGAGTGGAGATTGACCTCGGCCGGCATCTGGCGGCGCCGTTCGGGCAGATTCCAGCGCCGATGCTCGGCCCGCGCGGTGGGCTCGTAGAGAATCTCCCAACCACGCTCGCGGAGGCGAAAGCAGAGCTCCGCATCCTCGCGGAAGGAGTGGAAGCGGGGATCGAAAATCTCACCGTCGAGGGCGACGTCGTCGAGGGCGGCGCGGCGGAAGAGGCTGGCCGCTCCGGTGGCGCCGAACACGCGATCGGCAACGTTCCACTGGTCGCGATCGACCGCCCCGGAGCCACGATCGAGGTGACGCCAGGTGGCGGTCAGGCGCATGCCGCAGGCATCGAGATGGCGCACGCCGTCGACTTCCGGACGCAGCAGACGACCGGTGACGGCGCCGACCTGCAAGTCCTCGTGCGCGGCGGCCCGGCGCAGCAGCCGGCGCAAGAAGTCGGCCTGCGGCCGAGCATCCGCATTGAGGGTCAGAAACCAAGGATCCTGGGAACGCGCCAGGGCGCGATTCATGCCGCCGGCGAAGCCGCGGTTGTCGGCCAGGGCCTCGACCTCGAAGGCGATGCCGGCGGCGAGCAGGCGGGCCGACTCGCGGCGCGCCGCCTCCACCG encodes:
- a CDS encoding glycosyltransferase — its product is MSAAEAVTVAIVTFNSSDDLGECFAAIARLGHRPLRVVVVDCASSDGSVEAARRESARLLAAGIAFEVEALADNRGFAGGMNRALARSQDPWFLTLNADARPQADFLRRLLRRAAAHEDLQVGAVTGRLLRPEVDGVRHLDACGMRLTATWRHLDRGSGAVDRDQWNVADRVFGATGAASLFRRAALDDVALDGEIFDPRFHSFREDAELCFRLRERGWEILYEPTARAEHRRWNLPERRRQMPAEVNLHSLKNRYLLRAYHQTRRNFWRTLPAALLRDLLAVGYVLLRERSSLPAFLWLWRHRREIRQRRRLIQGRRTVAAAEIDFWFGRSGAPL